From Choloepus didactylus isolate mChoDid1 chromosome 19, mChoDid1.pri, whole genome shotgun sequence:
TCTCCTAAATGTAAATTGTATACTTGacagttacatttttaaaaaagttcttcTGTCATGTTAATGACACAAAACTTCTCTTGTCTGAAGGCAACACCAccacattttgtgtgtgtgtgtgtgtgtgtgtgtgtgtgtgtatggggggaaGGATTAGGGAATGGTCTTAAAATTGgtataattattctttaaaaaaaaaaaaaaaagtacctctTTGGTGAAGCCTCGGTACCCATTCGATTCACTGTAATAATCTGTAAACAGGACTGTAGTACAGTGCTGGGCCTTGATTCCAACAAGGTCAGGTACCACAGCCTTTCCTCACAGTCCTTTAagtgatttttaagaaaatattctaaaacagaAAGATTAAAGCAAAGGAAACAAAGGAGGATAAGATCCctgtttaagatttttttaaaaatgcataatattttgaattacaaaaactGTCATCATGTGGGCTGCTGGACACTAGATTGTGTTTCCCATCCCTTTGATGATAAAGATCACTTCACAAGAAGAGGACTCCTGCCTATTGGCCGGAAAAAGTCCCTTTACTTGATTTTAAGCTGTAATCAGTTGTCCAGTTCCTCTAGATCAGTCTTTCTATATTCTAAATTGGaaaaccattttcattttataattatgtctagGTTAAAATTCATTGTCTTATACTGCATCTTGAAGTAGAGTCGTTAGTGTTTGGAGTTCCCATTGTAACTCCTCAGTGCTGGCACGTTCAGTGCATCCATTGCCAGCAATGGATCTGGAGCTAGGAAAATGTACATCCCAGTCAGAGGAACTCAGGAAGAATGGGCATTCTCCAGCAGTGGTGGTGCGTCTCTGTGCATGGCTGGGTGTGTGTGCTCCCTTTTGTAAGTTTTTGGAGGGAGTTTAGGGATATGCTGAGAAGTGCTCTGTCGTGGAGGAACTGGCGGCCCAGCAATGGGATGAAGGTCCACTTCTTGTGTCAGTGGCGGTGACGGCAGATGCCTTCTCGTGCCATGAGGAGAAGGTGTTTGAGGAGGAGGTGGTGTAAAGGGGGAAGGGCTGTTTGGGAAGAAGGCATTGCCATGGTCACTTTTTTTGCCCAAAGGGGGAGGTTGGAGATGTAGTGGTGAGCTTGAGAAAACATCAGGTGTCCTCACAGGTTCTCGTGGTGGTAATATGGGAGGGCTTTCAGGAGGGTCTGATAGAGAGGTCCGGTCTGATATTGAATATCGTGGTGAATAGACTTTTGATGTGGGTTGCCTAGGAGGAATTGCTGGGGGGCTGTCCAAATGCTTAGACATAATCTTAGAAGGGGAAGATTCTGCTGGGGCAGATTCTGGTCTTCTTCGTGGAGGAACAGGAGGGGGGACAGGCACTTCATCAGTGCCCCTGGTTAAACTTATAGATGATACTGAAGCAGATCTTGGGCCATGGGGTAGTGTAACTTGGATAAAGACGGTATCGCTGCTTGAGTGAAAAGGGCTCGAATGATCAGAATCAAATACGCTGCAAACATCTGTGGTACTGGAGGCACCAGAAGCAGGAGGAGGTGTTAACGGTGTTCTTGGAGAATTTGGTGCAGATGCTGTACTTTCTGTTTCACTTTCAGGGATCCTACTATAACTAATTTTCCTTGGCTCCTGTTGCAGAGGTGTGGGATGTCTCATGGTACCTGGTCTTGGGTTTGATGGACGAACACCAGGAGATTTTAGGGGATAGCTATATTTTTTTGGAAATCTTGGGAGAGGCTTAGGGTTTCGTGGTTCTATTTCTAGGGATTTGTTGAAAAGATAATCTGTAAATTCTTTTTCCATGCTATTTCCCATTGGATTTAAGTTTTCAAAGAACCTTTTGATATCTGATTCTACTCGTAAACAGTAAGGCTGATTTTGGTACTGCTGGATCTCTCCTGTTATTTCTGCTACTTTCCTCCTCTTGCTAAAGTTTATAAGTTCTTTCCCATGCCTTTTTAGGACCTCAGGGTTGCCTTcttctgtttttaatatattagttAAATAAATTCCAAAGAAAGGCACACATGGTGGATTGATAGACCTGAGTTTTGCCAAATATTTCTTATAGTGATCTTCACTCAATTCATGAGcttcttctaaaattttcttttgtcgACTTGGTATTTGCTCAAATGTGTGGTCTAGCCTGTACACAGGTGATGAGTTCATAGCACTGACAACCTCAAGGACACCATTGAAGTTGTTCAGCTCCTGAAAGACTTGTAGAATCTCAATTATTCGACTCACCACAGCTACTCTTTCTTCTAAGTTTTCAGTTTCTACAATACATTTCTCAAACCACAGAGTGAGATTAGTGGTATGCCGGATCATTTTCAGAAGATTAGGAGAattaatttctttgtcttcttttgtCCACACACTTCCAACTAATTCTGATGGCTGTACAGCTCGGTATAGATCCGATTCAAGTAAAGTGAGTTGTCGAGCAATTTCTATTGGGTGTAACGTGAGCAGGTCAAAAGTCTCTATATGCCCAGGTCTGCTTATAtgccactcaactgtgggtggtgGACTCTGAAATGTAATATTATGACCTGGTCCATtgtctcttgcaatttttttcctttggattatCTTAGTGATGGATTCAACCcattttttcattgctttacCTCTTACTGTTCCAATAAATTCCTCCATTCGTTGTAAAAGATCTGCATCTCTTTCAAAATCATAGAAGTGGTGCTCTACCCAATGCCGACAAACATTTAATACTCGCAGTTGTACAGgttgtatatattcttttctaaatCTTTTTAGTTCTGCACTCAAGGGTTGATCTCCATTTTCTATAGCTATGCGATCAGCTTCTGTTGGCTCAGGTTCTGGAATTTCAAACCTTTCTATTATAAGACTCAGTAGTTCTTGAGGTTTACAAAAGGATCTGTACGTTGTAAGAAATGTCCGAACAAAATTGGGATCTGCATACATATGGTATGTAAGCCTTTCTATAAGTTTAATAACAGTTCCTGCTTTGATAATTGGAATTCCAGCCTTGGGCTGCatgttttcttcaaatattatatTCTCTTCAGAGTCAGGCTCTGCAAATCTATAAACATCAGCACTAGGGAGCCTCATctgctcctccttctcttcctgtaGCATTGTTACATCAAGCATCCTTTCCAGTGTACTCCGGTACTGTAAAGATATCAGTGCTGCCATccaattgtttttctcttcagcTGACTTGGCAGAAAAAATAACactattttcatcttttaaaattatttcaaaagcatGCTTGTACTCATTGGTGTCATCTTTGTCATTAATTTGTACCTTTCTCATAAAAAACTTTTCTTTAAGACGATATTCTGCATTGCTAGCACCAGGAAGTCTTGGCTGCCCGTGATTTGATTTACAGCAAATCATTAAGCCATCAAAGAGAAATATGTGTCTTTCATGTTTGGCGCCTACACGTGTAAGAGTTCCTTCCATTATAAACTCATTGCAACACTGTCCAATGTCTTTTCCCTCCCAACCATCAATATTCTTCTGAATCTCGTTCATTTTCTTGATTGCTAGTTGTTTCCCCTTCATTTGCTGACTATAAAACCGACATGCAGATTCACTCAGTCTTCGTTTTGCAAGACttttagaacatattttttccataccactctgaaCATTAAGCAACGCTGTTATTGCTTGTTTCAAACACTCCTTGTCTTCTTGATCTTCACTCTTTTCTTCTAACTTCAAAAGCTCAAAGTAATGTAGACAGTGGTAAACAGGGGCTAGAAGTAGCCTGGGTAAAACATATTGAACAGCTTCCTTGAAACCTTCACCTATTGACTGCAAATAGAGTGCCGCCCCAGGCTTTGATAACTGACTAAGGAAACGATCATGGAAACCAGGTCGTAAAATATCTCGAGCATATGATTCATATGGGTCAAATGCCAGTTCCTCTGCTAAGTCTTCAAAACAGCTTCCTACTAATGGATGAGGACTGCCTTCATCTGTCATTTCTACAGTATCTTCTATATGGCCCAGTAACTTTATACTAAGTTCATGTATGTCTACTATACGACTAAATATATTTTCTACATCATTAGctgaaaacaattttgaattgGAGACAAAGGGCTCTCTAAAAACTTTTATAATTAGATTTAGTTCCCTTATATATTGTCGAATTTCTGCCATAAATGCTTTTACTAAGTCATAGTAAGTTTGCTCTCCTGAGGTGGAAGGCTCTTCATCAGTTaaagataatatatttatatcttcTACATCTTGATGAAACATATCCATCAATACCTTATCAGCACACATTGCCACCTTAATATCTTGTTCTGTAATTTCATAATGCCGGATATTTCGTACGTAATTCCCCACCAGCTTTAAAATGTCTGCAGAAATGTATTCTAATACTGCTACTATGTAAACAGAAACCTGGTGGTCAATTTTATAACCTAGGACCTCCTTTAATAAAGGATGAATTTTTTCTACTGGGAGAGATAAAGGGTTTCTTCGCTTCTTCTTCTCAATAGCTGACTGGGCATCAGCTATTGCCCATTTATCAATTGGATGAGGGAAACTTTTTTGAACACGTTCCTCTACATCAGCAGCACTTCGGGGCTGAGCTTGGCATAGCATATTTAATAATTGCAAGATTAATTCTTCAACATACTGAAGAGCATCATCATTAGATTCAAGTGTAGGATGAACTTGCCCTTGAACCAGTGAGGGcaatgacatggataaatatgAATGCCAGTTCCACTGTGTTTTGGGTTTGTAATTCCACGTTTCATGTCCTACGTGATATTCCCAGAAGTCCCAAATCTTGTTTCACCAGATACTAACAACCAACTCCAACCGGACAAGTCCACACTGATAAACGCAGTGGGACTTTCTGGGCATATACAGGAAAAACAATCAGTTCTATCTGCCTTTTTCAGCGCGGGCACCAGCAGCCCCCGCCACTTGGGCGCGTTCTCCTCGCTGAAAAACTCGTACGGCAGCTGCTGCGCCTGCATGGTGCCCCCGGGGCGCCTCTGGGCGGGGAGGGGGGCGGCGGCAGCGGCCGGGCCGGGGAGGGAGAGGGCGAGCTCGCGGCACCGAGCAAGGCCGCGGCCCCGCGGGACAGCCCGGCCCCCTCGGGGCGCCGCGCGGCCCGGCTAGTCCTGACGACCGGGCTGGGGGGCGAGGCCCGCGTCCGGCCACTCACCCAACACGGGCACCAGCCGCGGACAGTGAATGCAGCCGGGAGGCGGCGGCATGCCGCACCACCACCCCAGGGACGAGCCCCCCACTCCTCCCCGGCCCGCCGGCGCCGCCCCGGGCTGCTCTCCGCTGCGACCGACGCTTGCCAGCCGGGGCGGCGCTCCCGGGCCCGGCCTGGCCCCGCCGCAGAGCCGGCGgcgggggaagggaggaagggtgtGTGGAAGGGACGCTCGGGCCGCGGCTCCCACTGCGAGCAGCTGGGACCCCGAAATGCGCAAGGCCCCGAGCGGGGCGGAGCTGGGACCTGGGTCGAGCCGGGGAGGGGGAGGGCCTGAGATCGTTGTTTGGGAATCCGGGTGCCCTGAggtgccgccgccgccgccgacACCGGTGTAGCCATAACCTATATTTTTGTACAGACAAAATCAACATCTAATAATATAGATTTTagcaaatacagaaaaatagatttaaaaaaaatttataatctcTCTATCCAGGAGGAACCAGTGTAAATATTTTGGTACATAACCttccagttttctttgtatatataaacatacaaatgTATATATTACAAACTGGGTTcagaaataagccagatacaaaaagataaatattgtatgatctctctgacatgaaataattagggGGGAGctctaaattatatatatgttagtacagtaaaattttttttataagtgCCGTAGGGTATACAACGCAAACAGgaagccctaatgtaaactatggactgtagttaatagaacaatgataataatattctctcatcgtTTGTAAGAAAGTTACCacgctaatgcaaggtgttaataatggagggTGGGGCACATGTGAGAACCCTGTTTTTTCTGcatagtttttctgtaaacctacaacttctataatttttaaaaaaatgggttcagAGGAAATTGTGACTGACAATTTTCCTTTCATGAGCATCTTTCTGTGTCAATAACTAGAAACTTTTAATGGGTGCATAGTTTCCCGTTGTAGTATTATTTAACCAATCCGTTATTACTGGACATTTAgggttgtgcttttttttttcttaccataaATAATGGCTCATGAGCAACCTTGCATATCTATTTTTTATGcttgttttatatttatcatttgcTTTGGATACATTCCTCAAAGTGGATTGTTTAAGTAAAATAAGGCATATTAGTGATGAATTTTATACATATTGCCAAGTTATTTTCTTGGTAAATTATAATAAGACTTATCTAAAGTCAAAGCTAAAAGTTAAtacaatttgcatttttttctttcgctttctctccttccttcctctttctccccttccttctcctctgcctccttctcccAATACTTAATCAGTAACTACTATTTTTGTAGCAGTTAGATTGACTCAAGGAGCCTATTATAGGCTAGTGCAATccagcccaccacctgttttttgCATGGCCCATGAGCTAAAAAtggtgtttatattttaaaatggctgaaaaaatcagaaaaaaaattgtgatacatacaaattatatgaaattaaaatttcagtatcCATAgctaaagttttactggaacacatcCACATCCatgcatttacatattgtctgtggctgcctGCAATGgtggagttgagtagttgcaacagggGCTGTTTCAatcctgaaattttaatttcttctcttattcGTTTTTGTCTTCGAGTAATTTTTCATTCCACACACAAGTGATATCAAGATCATCAAAATAAGAGTCCTAATTTGAGAAAACTTCCTCATCATaatccattctttgttttgtttcttgtttttcccCTTCTGTGTTTCAAGTACCTCTTTGCTTACTTATTCATATATGAGGCATGTTAAATTAACTTACTTTCAAGTTTCAAAAGAATGAGGAAGTCACGTGATGGGAGGAAGCTGTTCTCACTGAAGACTGTTCACAAGAGTTAGGGTTGAATAACCCTCTAGTCTAGAAGCCAGATGACCTAGTCCAAGTTCAAGGCCTAGAGGAGTTAGCTCCCAGTGCTGCACTGAATTTAACAGCTTTTAATTTAagattttcttcctcattttctgcTCTACATAAAGCCCTGGCTTGGGCAGTTTGTGTAGAGGGAAAAAACAGAGGTGCTGGCTTCTCCAGGAATACACACAAATCTCTTTTGGAAATGTCTTTTACAAACTTGAGACAGATCTTGCTTGTGTTTAAATAAAGCTCTCTTTGAGTGTAATTTAAGCCAATTCCTTCTTGCTTAGAAAAAGGCATTAAAATGACTATTCCTTTGGTCTGTACTGAGAACCAGACCAATTCTGGACAGGAGAAGGGGATCTAGAGATGGAAACGAGTCCTTCCTCCCTGCTCTTTATGTCCTTGTTTCTTCTCATTCAGTCAAACTGAGCTCAAATGTCCTCTGCTTAGATCAGCCTCCCCGAACACCCTCTTCAAAGGAGTGCCTGCTATTGTTTTCTAAAATAGTCTGTTTATGTCTTTCTTAGCACTGAAAGTAGGAAttactgctttatttatttatctagtcatttgtttattgtctataCCTCCTTCCCCATAAAATTTAAGCACCTGGAAGGAAGCAACTTGTCTATCTTGTTTGCCACTAAGTCTCCAGCACTTGTAGATCATCCGTGCGAATAAATATAAGTCCTAATCCTTAAAACACCTGCAATTTTGCCTTCCTTTAAGGCTGGTCCCTACTCCCTATCCACTTTCTTCTCTTCATCCATCATTCTAAATTCTTGTCACTTCCGTGATGCTCAGTCATGTTTTCTCTCCTCCATACATGTTGTTTCTTGGCCTAAAACCCTCCTCATGCTCCCCACTCCTACTCTCCACCCCCTTTTTGCCTGACTGCCTGTTATTTGCCCTTCAAGTTTCAGCTTCTAAACTATCTGCTCCAGGAAGCCTTTCCTCCTCCACCGTGTgtgtggggtgaggtggggggtagTTGCCCTTCTTTGGTGCCCTACAATCTCCCATCATGCAGCTCACCCCATCTTGTTATCCTTGTTTGCTTGATTGGCTGTCTCCCCTTTAGAACTGGCATTCTGGTGCCCAATGCAGTGGCTAGCACATAACAAGTGCTCAGCTGAtgtgtttttaataaatgaatggatagtCAGTCATTGATGAACTGTTTACCTATATCCATAAAAATGACACACTGAGAACAAAACATTTGTTACTCCTTAAACAGATCAAGAGCTAATGTTCCTAATATACAAAGCCTTCCAAGAAATCATTGGAAaagtcttgcttcctcccagggttggggTGTCCTCACTGtttggcaatccttgggttccttggttttcccctcaagtggcgatgtcctctcctttctcttccggattcccactgacttcctg
This genomic window contains:
- the LOC119515916 gene encoding son of sevenless homolog 1-like isoform X2, with amino-acid sequence MQAQQLPYEFFSEENAPKWRGLLVPALKKVQGQVHPTLESNDDALQYVEELILQLLNMLCQAQPRSAADVEERVQKSFPHPIDKWAIADAQSAIEKKKRRNPLSLPVEKIHPLLKEVLGYKIDHQVSVYIVAVLEYISADILKLVGNYVRNIRHYEITEQDIKVAMCADKVLMDMFHQDVEDINILSLTDEEPSTSGEQTYYDLVKAFMAEIRQYIRELNLIIKVFREPFVSNSKLFSANDVENIFSRIVDIHELSIKLLGHIEDTVEMTDEGSPHPLVGSCFEDLAEELAFDPYESYARDILRPGFHDRFLSQLSKPGAALYLQSIGEGFKEAVQYVLPRLLLAPVYHCLHYFELLKLEEKSEDQEDKECLKQAITALLNVQSGMEKICSKSLAKRRLSESACRFYSQQMKGKQLAIKKMNEIQKNIDGWEGKDIGQCCNEFIMEGTLTRVGAKHERHIFLFDGLMICCKSNHGQPRLPGASNAEYRLKEKFFMRKSAEEKNNWMAALISLQYRSTLERMLDVTMLQEEKEEQMRLPSADVYRFAEPDSEENIIFEENMQPKAGIPIIKAGTVIKLIERLTYHMYADPNFVRTFLTTYRSFCKPQELLSLIIERFEIPEPEPTEADRIAIENGDQPLSAELKRFRKEYIQPVQLRVLNVCRHWVEHHFYDFERDADLLQRMEEFIGTVRGKAMKKWVESITKIIQRKKIARDNGPGHNITFQSPPPTVEWHISRPGHIETFDLLTLHPIEIARQLTLLESDLYRAVQPSELVGSVWTKEDKEINSPNLLKMIRHTTNLTLWFEKCIVETENLEERVAVVSRIIEILQVFQELNNFNGVLEVVSAMNSSPVYRLDHTFEQIPSRQKKILEEAHELSEDHYKKYLAKLRSINPPCVPFFGIYLTNILKTEEGNPEVLKRHGKELINFSKRRKVAEITGEIQQYQNQPYCLRVESDIKRFFENLNPMGNSMEKEFTDYLFNKSLEIEPRNPKPLPRFPKKYSYPLKSPGVRPSNPRPGTMRHPTPLQQEPRKISYSRIPESETESTASAPNSPRTPLTPPPASGASSTTDVCSVFDSDHSSPFHSSSDTVFIQVTLPHGPRSASVSSISLTRGTDEVPVPPPVPPRRRPESAPAESSPSKIMSKHLDSPPAIPPRQPTSKVYSPRYSISDRTSLSDPPESPPILPPREPVRTPDVFSSSPLHLQPPPLGKKSDHGNAFFPNSPSPFTPPPPQTPSPHGTRRHLPSPPLTQEVDLHPIAGPPVPPRQSTSQHIPKLPPKTYKREHTHPAMHRDAPPLLENAHSS
- the LOC119515916 gene encoding son of sevenless homolog 1-like isoform X1, which gives rise to MQAQQLPYEFFSEENAPKWRGLLVPALKKVQGQVHPTLESNDDALQYVEELILQLLNMLCQAQPRSAADVEERVQKSFPHPIDKWAIADAQSAIEKKKRRNPLSLPVEKIHPLLKEVLGYKIDHQVSVYIVAVLEYISADILKLVGNYVRNIRHYEITEQDIKVAMCADKVLMDMFHQDVEDINILSLTDEEPSTSGEQTYYDLVKAFMAEIRQYIRELNLIIKVFREPFVSNSKLFSANDVENIFSRIVDIHELSIKLLGHIEDTVEMTDEGSPHPLVGSCFEDLAEELAFDPYESYARDILRPGFHDRFLSQLSKPGAALYLQSIGEGFKEAVQYVLPRLLLAPVYHCLHYFELLKLEEKSEDQEDKECLKQAITALLNVQSGMEKICSKSLAKRRLSESACRFYSQQMKGKQLAIKKMNEIQKNIDGWEGKDIGQCCNEFIMEGTLTRVGAKHERHIFLFDGLMICCKSNHGQPRLPGASNAEYRLKEKFFMRKVQINDKDDTNEYKHAFEIILKDENSVIFSAKSAEEKNNWMAALISLQYRSTLERMLDVTMLQEEKEEQMRLPSADVYRFAEPDSEENIIFEENMQPKAGIPIIKAGTVIKLIERLTYHMYADPNFVRTFLTTYRSFCKPQELLSLIIERFEIPEPEPTEADRIAIENGDQPLSAELKRFRKEYIQPVQLRVLNVCRHWVEHHFYDFERDADLLQRMEEFIGTVRGKAMKKWVESITKIIQRKKIARDNGPGHNITFQSPPPTVEWHISRPGHIETFDLLTLHPIEIARQLTLLESDLYRAVQPSELVGSVWTKEDKEINSPNLLKMIRHTTNLTLWFEKCIVETENLEERVAVVSRIIEILQVFQELNNFNGVLEVVSAMNSSPVYRLDHTFEQIPSRQKKILEEAHELSEDHYKKYLAKLRSINPPCVPFFGIYLTNILKTEEGNPEVLKRHGKELINFSKRRKVAEITGEIQQYQNQPYCLRVESDIKRFFENLNPMGNSMEKEFTDYLFNKSLEIEPRNPKPLPRFPKKYSYPLKSPGVRPSNPRPGTMRHPTPLQQEPRKISYSRIPESETESTASAPNSPRTPLTPPPASGASSTTDVCSVFDSDHSSPFHSSSDTVFIQVTLPHGPRSASVSSISLTRGTDEVPVPPPVPPRRRPESAPAESSPSKIMSKHLDSPPAIPPRQPTSKVYSPRYSISDRTSLSDPPESPPILPPREPVRTPDVFSSSPLHLQPPPLGKKSDHGNAFFPNSPSPFTPPPPQTPSPHGTRRHLPSPPLTQEVDLHPIAGPPVPPRQSTSQHIPKLPPKTYKREHTHPAMHRDAPPLLENAHSS